One part of the Pecten maximus chromosome 9, xPecMax1.1, whole genome shotgun sequence genome encodes these proteins:
- the LOC117335212 gene encoding aminopyrimidine aminohydrolase-like, which produces MDTRATHTVNDPKTKLSARLWESTKGIRDMAINTDFVQGIKNGKLDPEKFGVFCVEDSIYLYKQQHNIKVATEKAKPYPDQYTYLHKRIDSYKTLYEAEFKKWHVGKPEGISLGKDLKEYMDYEEDVALNRQSIYFLVALIPCLKLWPWLGQQIKDGNHGIYNDWAKANLDPDYVGFKTVDALIDEADEKGGIQEDEAMKIYTKCMEGEYKFFNSI; this is translated from the exons ATGGACACAAGGGCTACACATACG GTAAATGATCCCAAGACCAAACTTTCCGCTCGTCTTTGGGAGAGCACAAAAGGAATAAGGGATATGGCGATAAATACGGACTTCGTGCAGGGCATTAAAAACGGAAAGCTAGATCCGGAGAAATTTG GGGTATTCTGTGTGGAGGACAGcatatacctgtataaacaacaacacaacataaAGGTAGCCACGGAAAAAGCGAAGCCCTATCCAGATCAGTACACATATCTGCACAAAAGGATCGACAGTTACAAAAC ACTCTATGAAGCAGAATTCAAGAAATGGCACGTCGGAAAACCAGAAGGGATTTCATTGGGCAAAGATTTGAAAGAATACATGGATTATGAGGAAGATGTAGCCCTGAATCGGCAATCCATCTATTTCCTGGTTGCTCTGATTCCATGTTTGAAATTATGGCCATGGCTTGGACAGCAGATCAAAGAT GGAAACCACGGAATATACAATGACTGGGCAAAAGCTAACCTTGATCCGGACTATGTTGGATTCAAGACAGTTGACGCCTTGATAGATGAAGCCGACGAAAAAGGCGGTATCCAGGAAGATGAGGCGATGAAAATATACACGAAATGCATGGAGGGAGAGTACAAGTTTTTCAACTCGATATAA